A single window of Marinobacter sp. LA51 DNA harbors:
- the tig gene encoding trigger factor: MQVSVETTSNIERRMTIGVPAQEIDQAVQKRLQETARTVRLNGFRPGKVPMKVVKRRFGDSVRQEIVGEVMRDQYVKALQEQDINPAGWPKFEPKTMEEGKDLEFVAIFEVLPEIELGDLSKISVEKLTSDIADKDIDNMIDNLRRQQATMKEVKRKSKNKDVLTIDFKGTIDGEEFEGGAAEGHRLTLGSGQMIPGFEKAVQGGKAGEDMEIEVTFPEDYHNEELAGKPAKFEIKIHKVEEPQLPELDTEFFKKFGIEADDEAAFREEVKKNMERELKQAVSNKVKNDVVDGLLESTELDVPTALVDQEIDRLRQDAVQRFGGQVDFQQLPKEIFQEQAERRVKTGLLFQEVVKKNDLKADQAKVDEKIQEIASTYEQPEEVVAHFNSNPEQKSQIESSVLEDAVVDLVLEQAKVKEKKVKYEEAVQAGQQQR; encoded by the coding sequence ATGCAAGTGTCTGTTGAAACGACCTCCAACATCGAACGTCGCATGACGATTGGTGTGCCCGCCCAGGAAATTGACCAGGCGGTTCAGAAGCGCCTGCAGGAAACTGCGCGTACCGTACGCCTGAATGGTTTCCGCCCGGGCAAGGTGCCCATGAAGGTGGTTAAGCGTCGTTTCGGTGACAGCGTCCGCCAGGAAATCGTGGGCGAGGTGATGCGCGACCAGTACGTTAAGGCACTGCAGGAGCAAGACATTAACCCTGCGGGCTGGCCGAAGTTTGAGCCAAAGACCATGGAAGAGGGCAAAGACCTTGAGTTCGTTGCCATCTTCGAAGTGCTGCCGGAAATCGAACTGGGTGACCTGAGCAAGATCTCTGTTGAGAAGCTGACGTCCGATATCGCTGACAAGGATATCGACAACATGATCGATAACCTGCGTCGTCAGCAGGCCACCATGAAGGAAGTCAAGCGCAAGTCCAAGAACAAGGACGTGCTGACCATTGATTTCAAGGGCACCATCGACGGTGAAGAGTTCGAGGGCGGTGCCGCTGAAGGCCACCGACTGACCCTGGGTTCTGGTCAGATGATCCCGGGCTTCGAGAAAGCAGTCCAGGGTGGTAAAGCCGGCGAGGACATGGAAATTGAAGTGACCTTCCCCGAGGATTACCACAACGAAGAACTGGCGGGTAAACCGGCCAAGTTCGAGATCAAGATTCATAAGGTTGAAGAGCCGCAGCTGCCAGAACTGGACACCGAGTTCTTCAAGAAGTTTGGCATCGAAGCTGACGACGAAGCCGCGTTCCGTGAGGAAGTGAAGAAGAACATGGAGCGGGAGCTGAAGCAGGCAGTTTCCAACAAGGTCAAGAATGACGTTGTTGATGGCCTGCTGGAAAGCACCGAGCTGGACGTGCCGACTGCCTTGGTTGACCAGGAAATCGATCGCCTGCGTCAGGACGCGGTACAGCGTTTCGGCGGCCAGGTAGATTTCCAGCAGCTGCCGAAGGAAATTTTCCAGGAGCAGGCTGAGCGTCGCGTTAAGACCGGCCTGTTGTTCCAGGAAGTGGTCAAGAAGAACGACCTGAAGGCGGATCAGGCCAAGGTAGATGAAAAGATCCAAGAGATCGCGTCTACGTATGAACAGCCTGAGGAAGTTGTTGCTCACTTCAACAGCAACCCGGAGCAGAAGTCGCAGATCGAATCTTCTGTGCTGGAAGATGCTGTTGTTGACCTGGTGCTGGAACAGGCCAAGGTTAAAGAGAAGAAGGTTAAGTACGAAGAGGCCGTTCAGGCTGGACAGCAGCAGCGCTGA